The Ascochyta rabiei chromosome 10, complete sequence genome has a window encoding:
- a CDS encoding Hexokinase, whose protein sequence is MVNRHFRSTSAPARPFKATTAPRRPQSNWSPPHRKPGRVSLATHTVIGAIVVLLALFFQVFAPHFSHTALRLFTKDQHWHIRSPGITLRNPVLLHEPQICPKPEQAVESEGTFNTRPTRSMALTDQAMRVAAEFDFSNDAVNKAVKEFIREMDEGLQQEGTELSQIPTYVTAVPNGTEKGLYMAVDLGGTNFRVCSIQLHGNTTFSLTQSKVAVPQELMTAKTSKELFSFLAKQIEKFLQAHHEDHYAGTLKRRQTGGQPEEVFNLGFTFSFPVNQVGINKGLLMRWTKGFDIQDAVGKDVCALLQTEIDELHLPVKVAALVNDTVGTLMARSYASPGKTGTLLGAIFGTGTNGAYVEKLDKVTKLTKAKNVGEFDKSTGEMIVNTEWGSFDNSLRTLPNTPYDVELDKNSVNPGIQMFEKRVSGMFLGELLRLALVKLIKDPKVPLFQDDNSSSNDIHSTTQIDSESAIFKQWGIDTSFLSICAGDSSPSHRVIRQTLDKDYGISAASTEDAEAVKQIAGTIGRRAARLSAVAIGAIIINTGRLDKHKGTATTEDKAGINPPRGNVEVNEDDVVDVGVDGSLVEFYPDFEEHIREALRTVPEIGERGEKHIRIGIAKDGSGVGAALIALVAGQVPEPQLD, encoded by the exons ATGGTCAACAGACACTTCAGGAGCACCAGCGCTCCTGCACGCCCATTTAAAGCCACCACCGCGCCCAGGAGGCCCCAGTCCAACTGGAGCCCTCCCCATCGTAAACCTGGTCGAGTTTCCCTTGCGACCCACACTGTGATCGGTGCAATCGTCGTCCTGCTAGCGCTTTTCTTCCAAGTCTTTGCACCCCACTTCTCTCACACGGCCCTGCGCCTCTTCACCAAAGACCAGCATTGGCACATCCGCTCCCCAGGCATCACGCTCCGCAACCCCGTGCTCCTCCACGAGCCCCAGATCTGCCCAAAGCCCGAGCAGGCCGTCGAGTCCGAAGGCACCTTCAACACCCGCCCCACCCGCAGCATGGCTCTCACCGACCAGGCGATGCGGGTCGCCGCCGAGTTCGACTTTAGCAACGATGCTGTGAACAAGGCGGTGAAGGAGTTCATCAGGGAGATGG ATGAGGGTCTCCAGCAGGAGGGCACCGAGCTGAGCCAGATCCCAACCTACGTCACCGCCGTGCCCAATGGCACTGAAAAG GGTCTTTACATGGCCGTCGACTTGGGCGGCACCAACTTCCGTGTCTGCTCCATTCAGCTGCACGGCAACACCACCTTCTCCCTTACCCAGAGCAAGGTCGCGGTTCCGCAGGAGCTCATGACCGCGAAGACCTCGAAGGAGCTCTTCTCTTTCCTCGCCAAGCAGATCGAGAAGTTCCTCCAAGCACACCACGAGGACCACTACGCTGGCACGTTGAAGCGTCGACAGACAGGAGGACAGCCGGAGGAGGTCTTCAACCTCGGATTCACCTTCTCCTTCCCTGTGAACCAGGTCGGCATCAACAAGGGTCTGCTCATGCGCTGGACCAAGGGCTTCGACATCCAGGATGCAGTTGGCAAGGATGTCTGCGCCCTGCTGCAGACCGAGATTGACGAGCTGCACTTGCCCGTCAAGGTCGCCGCGCTGGTCAATGACACCGTTGGAACGCTCATGGCCCGTTCGTATGCCTCGCCAGGCAAGACCGGCACTTTGCTCGGAGCTATCTTCGGAACGGGTACCAACGGTGCTTACGTCGAGAAGCTGGACAAGGTTACCAAGCTCACAAAGGCAAAGAACGTAGGAGAGTTTGATAAGTCGACCGGTGAGATGATTGTCAACACTGAGTGGGGTTCCTTCGACAACTCCCTCCGCACACTGCCCAACACTCCATATGATGTCGAGCTCGACAAGAACTCTGTCAACCCTGGCATCCAGATGTTCGAGAAGCGCGTATCTGGCATGTTCTTGGGCGAACTTCTCCGTCTCGCTCTTGTCAAGCTCATCAAGGACCCCAAAGTGCCTCTCTTCCAGGACGACAATTCCTCGTCGAACGACATCCACAGCACAACACAGATTGACAGCGAGAGTGCGATATTCAAGCAGTGGGGCATCGACACAAGCTTCCTGAGCATTTGTGCGGGTGACAGCAGCCCAAGCCACCGCGTGATCAGGCAGACGCTGGACAAGGACTATGGCATCTCGGCTGCTAGCACTGAGGATGCAGAGGCCGTCAAGCAGATCGCTGGCACCATCGGCCGTCGCGCAGCTCGCCTTTCGGCTGTGGCCATTGGCGccatcatcatcaacaccGGTCGACTAGACAAGCACAAGGGCACCGCCACAACTGAAGACAAGGCTGGTATCAACCCTCCACGAGGAAACGTCGAGGTCAATGAGGACGACGTCGTCGATGTCGGTGTCGATGGCTCGCTCGTCGAGTTTTACCCCGACTTTGAGGAGCACATCAGGGAGGCTCTCCGCACGGTTCCCGAGATTGGGGAACGTGGCGAGAAGCACATCCGCATCGGTATCGCAAAGGATGGTTCTGGTGTCGGCGCCGCGCTCATTGCGCTTGTTGCTGGACAGGTTCCCGAGCCACAGCTGGACTAG
- a CDS encoding N-terminal methionine N(alpha)-acetyltransferase NatE, with the protein MLQSSLSGWLKKPAASKDNVQPPPPPPPASAVPKRPPPPPKSISAPPRMPVNRAPSSTTPMPKTTDQWNDIPEDFLSAPSSRPRSKKSPRPSATGTPANMSRVPTPTALSSETPSTTTETTSTAVSSPPAPTPHASLPSLFSLRPLPPNVELAPLTDEHLDAFKRLNALTLPIPYPESFYKETMTEPHHSITLMALWHSASEEDTEEEKEKAKPRLIGAIRCRLLPSSQLYISTIGMLSPYRTHGIAMHLLQAVVKKAVAEHGVRCVTAHVWEANEEGLEWYQKRKFEILGKEEAYYRKLKPQGAFLVRKWIGVGDLLGNGEKEKEKESNGHS; encoded by the coding sequence ATGCTACAGTCCTCCTTGTCAGGATGGCTGAAGAAGCCAGCAGCGAGCAAGGACAACGTCcagccaccaccaccgcctccACCAGCCTCAGCCGTACCAAAGCGGCCTCCACCACCCCCGAAATCCATCTCCGCACCACCCCGCATGCCTGTGAATCGCGCACCATCCAGCACCACGCCCATGCCCAAGACAACAGACCAGTGGAACGACATACCAGAAGACTTCTTGTCGGCGCCATCGTCACGGCCGCGGTCGAAGAAGAGTCCGCGACCGTCCGCGACAGGTACACCAGCGAACATGTCGAGAGTGCCTACGCCTACAGCACTTTCAAGCGAAACACCTTCCACCACCACTGAGACAACCTCGACAGCTGTGTCATCACCTCCAGCACCGACTCCCCATGCCTCGCTACCATCGCTGTTCTCTCTGCGACCACTGCCACCAAATGTCGAGCTCGCGCCGCTCACAGACGAGCATCTCGATGCGTTCAAACGCCTAAACGCCCTCACACTGCCCATACCCTATCCCGAGAGCTTCTACAAAGAGACCATGACGGAACCGCACCACAGTATAACTCTGATGGCCCTGTGGCACTCGGCGTCCGAGGAAGACAcggaagaagagaaggagaaagcaAAGCCGCGCCTCATAGGCGCCATCCGGTGCCGTCTGCTCCCTTCCTCGCAGCTGTACATCAGCACCATCGGCATGTTGTCGCCCTACCGCACACACGGTATCGCCATGCACCTGCTTCAGGCAGTCGTCAAGAAGGCCGTGGCAGAGCACGGGGTGAGGTGCGTGACGGCGCACGTGTGGGAAGCGAACGAGGAGGGGCTGGAATGGTACCAGAAGAGGAAGTTCGAGATACTGGGCAAGGAAGAGGCGTACTACAGGAAGCTGAAGCCACAGGGCGCGTTTCTCGTCAGGAAATGGATCGGTGTCGGGGATCTGTTGGGGAAcggagagaaggagaaggagaaggaaagCAACGGTCACTCGTAG
- a CDS encoding DNA (cytosine-5-)-methyltransferase, protein MAGRSIADAISLVEDEDEDENEAAYLADEVDVQGYDDVASEDDDEPDYVLIDDDDDLSSPVPAPMTHYPILKDFELPSLSLECGVIRPGSVVELQDRSGREANAMRSGDFLLVRAIIESVETEEVVIRGYRMRRCAYLWPLFAGQTNELFMLIHTDTNDDRPSFVQGLEEVDIEEIVGLRKCLFTNLHFDILGLQQANTGVPERLYKNLKSLHKELRPLSREMKAIKSWLLNKGTLICRWVHVIETYDRTSGTSYAGEVRRLYKREAADFSGSGNPVYSSTSDSKTPTPIPSPSKATSVQSPSSAHKRVRSLEIVDPPASKRCQRLPQKSTEYTMGDGFCGCGGATCGAMQAGLKVVWGLEKDEMAMRAYRKNFPAAIHLEMDAWDFPDIAKRCIHGVDLLHFSCPCQYWSDNHTVDGVNDQANMETIYIPYGWLLRLKPRLFSMEQAPGLIRKAKHRLHFRRLLNDFISLGYNVRYRVQNQAWLGLAQQRRRLVFVGAKIGQPLPPFPQPEHGPTSTGLKRFVTIEDALQPLMRVENRLANNKYHRKHREKSMNVPPIDPHISMANCITTNGGDNAHYSGQRAMTVMELAQLQGLGLQAQFAGSVTEAKRQCGNAWAPTSNKKYFLLWAATLEAFDNGLIEAEDDITDLYDFLEQKGIKIARPIIDLDGISALDGAVSAQPQYRYLSRLEKAVKPRVPLILWSRKADVPHRPPRVRRAAIISSAGLDGITDTRRSHTIDQASVTTDNSARR, encoded by the exons ATGGCAGGCCGCAGTATCGCGGACGCTATCTCTCTAGTcgaggacgaagacgaagacgagaaCGAGGCCGCATATCTGGCAGATGAAGTGGATGTGCAGGGATATG ACGATGTAGCTTCTGAAGATGATGATGAACCTGACTATGTGTTGATtgacgatgatgacgacTTGTCTTCACCAGTACCAGCGCCAATGACTCACTACCCGATTCTTAAGGACTTTGAGCTCCCATCACTCAGCCTGGAATGTGGAGTTATTCGTCCTGGCAGCGTGGTAGAACTGCAAGATCGGTCCGGACGCGAAGCCAACGCTATGAGAAGCGGGGACTTCCTGCTCGTCAGAGCCATCATCGAAAGCGTTGAGACAGAAGAAGTCGTGATTCGCGGATACCGCATGAGGCGATGTGCTTATCTTTGGCCTCTGTTTGCAG GCCAGACGAATGAACTGTTCATGCTCATTCACACTGACACCAATGACGATCGTCCGTCCTTTGTCCAAGGTCTCGAAGAGGTCGACATCGAAGAGATCGTAGGCTTGCGCAAGTGCCTATTCACCAATCTCCACTTCGACATCTTAGGCTTGCAGCAAGCGAACACTGGCGTACCGGAACGTCTCTACAAGAACCTGAAATCTCTTCACAAGGAACTAAGACCTCTTAGCAGGGAAATGAAAGCTATCAAGTCATGGCTACTGAACAAGGGAACACTGATATGCCGGTGGGTCCATGTCATTGAAACATATGATCGAACATCCGGGACATCCTACGCTGGCGAAGTACGACGCCTGTACAAGCGAGAAGCTGCAGACTTCTCAGGGTCTGGAAACCCAGTGTACTCCTCAACAAGCGATTCTAAGACGCCTACGCCAATACCTTCACCCTCTAAGGCGACATCTGTACAATCTCCATCCTCAGCTCACAAGCGTGTGAGGTCCTTAGAGATAGTTGATCCCCCAGCGTCAAAACGCTGTCAGCGACTCCCACAGAAGAGCACGGAATACACAATGGGTGATGGCTTTTGCGGTTGTGGTGGGGCAACCTGTGGTGCTATGCAAGCAGGACTTAAAGTCGTTTGGGGGTTAGAAAAGGACGAGATGGCCATGAGAGCCTACAGAAAGAATTTTCCTGCGGCAATCCATCTAGAAATGGATGCTTGGGATTTTCCTGACATCGCCAAGCGCTGCATCCACGGCGTAGACCTTTTACACTTTTCCTGTCCATGTCAATATTGGAGCGATAATCA CACGGTTGATGGTGTAAACGACCAAGCCAACATGGAGACCATCTATATTCCGTACGGCTGGCTGCTGAGGTTGAAGCCTCGTCTGTTCTCTATGGAGCAGGCGCCTGGCCTTATCAGAAAAGCGAAACACCGACTCCACTTTCGCCGACTGCTGAACGACTTCATATCTCTGGGTTACAATGTCCGTTACCGAGTACAAAACCAAGCTTGGCTCGGTTTGGCCCAACAACGAAGAAGACTTGTATTCGTTGGTGCTAA GATCGGGCAGCCATTGCCACCATTTCCGCAGCCGGAGCATGGCCCTACTAGTACGGGTCTTAAACGATTTGTGACAATCGAAGATGCGTTGCAACCGTTGATGCGAGTTGAGAATCGTTTAGCAAACAACAAGTACCACCGGAAGCATCGAGAAAAGAGTATGAACGTACCCCCCATTGATCCTCATATCTCCATGGCAAACTGCATCACGACAAACGGGGGTGACAATGCTCATTACTCGGGCCAGCGTGCAATGACAGTCATGGAACTGGCTCAACTTCAAGGTCTTGGTCTACAAGCCCAGTTCGCGGGATCTGTTACTGAGGCCAAGAGGCAATGCGGTAATGCCTGGGCACCGACGTCAAACAAGAAATACTTTCTCCTGTGGGCGGCAACCCTCGAGGCATTCGATAACGGCCTCATCGAAGCAGAGGATGACATTACGGATCTGTATGATTTTCTGGAGCAAAAGGGTATCAAAATTGCGAGGCCGATTATTGACCTTGACGGTATCTCAGCGCTTGATGGTGCTGTGTCTGCTCAACCTCAGTATCGCTATCTGTCACGGCTGGAGAAGGCAGTGAAGCCCAGGGTTCCTTTGATCTTGTGGTCACGCAAAGCTGATGTACCGCATCGACCTCCAAGGGTCAGAAGAGCAGCGATAATCTCATCGGCCGGCTTAGATGGCATAACAGACACCCGACGCTCACATACTATCGATCAGGCCTCGGTCACGACCGACAACTCAGCTagaagatga